The Pyrenophora tritici-repentis strain M4 chromosome 10, whole genome shotgun sequence genome contains a region encoding:
- a CDS encoding SPOC multi-domain protein, with translation MAGKQTPSTRARTMKLARPARRRHAQSKPQPSIDADPATAEEIRRSGRANKGHHTKNQDALEEPSPAPKPKTQPATEKKGQAHGKKGQAKGQTQRAQSTQSAEQDDEEEEDAIIRCVCGDQRDIRGRQMICCDSCAAWQHNKCLGLPEGDFWEGKDYYCEQCRPDQHVELLAAMARGERPWARKKGSKPKARPSDVKPDTASEKASTPQPATTPLPAPPAPAEASTPTPAPITVPTPEASNGHAEPKVASPARPNTTTTPTHNIKQGTKSQPQSPLGEKRRHEASAEKPNASKKRRKSSHVESKPAPQSATVSDIDALPPNQKTVAEKLRETLTPLINAASDSRGYRIPDGQTAKSLATKYTLQMSHAAFELYGEPTGGSSPYFNKFRTIMFNVKKNTLLVDRLLSGSLKAGDLVGMEAEEMASEDKQREYAAMREAAEKQMILTEETGPRLRKTHKGEEIVGEDNFDNDDYPTVRESIAEDAVMQSPMGTRPPETPASASRGLPEIDTQQDSARRASNNFDINSVFDKVRSPQHDQQAFLHRRHSSMHTQDKPQSAVDDADVDRLLKDEDNDVEMSGYSSDPTVCWQGSINMQSMEPFDAVARFVAGGDFGQVVPWEKLLTNVVAIQGRIESSKGNDYIQSIAHTESHEVSILAISPVTTDGRSVMDHLFQYFHSRGRWGVVPVEDNDVLRDLYVIPIEEGGSNLPPFIDMLEYCTIETPRKEHMLILALVAKLPEMKPQLPPTEHFERYPAQEIATGQTAQHAHTGPAPSPMTNPHAPQFSPVSAAYPAPGQYGNPFAPPPANMVPHQQPTPPINAPPHHQIPKALEILGPYIDAPVIVTILGSSLSQNSVVSELQMINLRHIVETVPEARDNITVLTNHLRSKTETNGQQPQQQQVQPPGTF, from the coding sequence ATGGCCGGTAAGCAGACACCATCTACTCGCGCCCGTACGATGAAGCTGGCGCGCCCCGCACGCCGCCGACACGCGCAAAGCAAACCCCAGCCCTCAATTGATGCTGACCCAGCGACTGCAGAAGAAATCAGACGTTCAGGACGCGCCAACAAGGGCCACCACACAAAGAACCAAGATGCGCTCGAAGAGCCCTCCCCCGCCCCCAAGCCCAAAACACAGCCAGCGACCGAGAAGAAGGGACAGGCGCACGGCAAGAAGGGCCAAGCCAAGGGCCAAACACAGCGCGCGCAATCAACACAGTCGGCCGAGCAGGacgatgaagaggaagaagacgCCATTATCCGCTGTGTGTGTGGCGACCAGCGCGACATTCGCGGACGTCAGATGATCTGTTGCGATAGCTGTGCCGCCTGGCAGCACAACAAGTGTCTAGGACTCCCCGAAGGAGACTTCTGGGAGGGCAAGGACTACTACTGCGAACAATGCAGACCCGACCAGCACGTAGAGCTGCTCGCTGCCATGGCGCGTGGAGAGCGGCCGTGGGCGCGCAAGAAGGGCTCCAAGCCAAAGGCCCGTCCTAGCGATGTCAAGCCGGATACTGCCAGCGAGAAGGCCAGCACTCCACAACCCGCAACTACGCCCCTGCCAGCCCCACCGGCTCCTGCTGAAGCGTCGACTCCTACGCCCGCCCCCATAACCGTGCCCACTCCGGAAGCATCCAACGGACACGCCGAGCCAAAGGTAGCCTCTCCCGCCCGGCCCAATACCACTACCACTCCCACTCACAACATCAAACAGGGCACCAAGAGCCAGCCACAGTCTCCCCTTGGCGAGAAGCGGCGCCATGAGGCTAGTGCGGAAAAGCCAAACGCGAGCAAGAAGCGTAGAAAGTCTAGCCACGTAGAGAGCAAGCCCGCCCCCCAGAGTGCTACAGTTAGCGACATCGACGCGCTTCCGCCGAACCAAAAGACGGTAGCGGAGAAACTTCGAGAGACGCTGACCCCACTGATCAATGCTGCCTCTGACAGCAGGGGATACCGCATCCCCGATGGACAGACCGCCAAGTCTCTGGCCACCAAGTACACCCTACAGATGAGCCATGCTGCCTTTGAGCTTTACGGCGAGCCCACTGGAGGCTCATCACCTTACTTCAACAAGTTCCGCACGATCATGTTCAACGTCAAGAAGAACACGCTCTTGGTTGACCGCCTGCTCTCAGGAAGCTTGAAGGCTGGAGATCTCGTAGGCATGGAGGCTGAAGAAATGGCAAGCGAGGACAAGCAACGCGAGTATGCCGCTATGCGAGAGGCAGCCGAGAAGCAGATGATTCTAACTGAAGAGACTGGACCGCGACTCCGCAAGACACACAAGGGTGAAGAGATTGTCGGCGAAGACAACTTTGATAACGATGATTACCCCACTGTTCGCGAGAGCATCGCTGAAGACGCGGTAATGCAGTCACCCATGGGTACACGTCCGCCAGAGACTCCGGCTTCTGCATCACGAGGACTCCCGGAGATAGACACTCAGCAGGACAGCGCACGTCGAGCTTCAAACAACTTCGACATCAATTCCGTCTTTGACAAGGTCCGGTCACCACAGCATGATCAACAAGCCTTCCTCCATCGCCGTCACAGCTCCATGCACACCCAAGACAAACCTCAATCCGCCGTCGACGACGCAGACGTTGACAGATTACTAAAGGATGAAGACAACGATGTTGAAATGTCCGGTTATTCATCAGATCCGACTGTATGCTGGCAAGGATCCATCAACATGCAATCCATGGAGCCTTTCGATGCTGTCGCTCGATTCGTTGCTGGTGGCGACTTTGGTCAAGTTGTGCCATGGGAAAAGCTGCTGACCAATGTCGTGGCAATTCAAGGACGCATAGAAAGCAGCAAAGGCAACGATTACATCCAAAGCATCGCACATACTGAAAGTCACGAAGTCAGCATCCTCGCCATTAGTCCTGTCACTACAGATGGACGCTCGGTCATGGACCATCTATTCCAATACTTCCACTCCCGTGGCAGATGGGGCGTAGTACCAGTCGAGGACAACGATGTACTACGCGATCTCTATGTTATCCCAATTGAAGAGGGTGGAAGCAACCTGCCTCCGTTCATCGATATGCTAGAGTACTGCACGATCGAGACACCTCGTAAAGAGCACATGTTGATCCTGGCCCTCGTCGCGAAACTGCCAGAAATGAAGCCTCAGCTCCCACCCACAGAACACTTTGAGAGATATCCCGCTCAAGAGATCGCAACTGGCCAGACTGCTCAACACGCCCACACTGGCCCGGCCCCATCGCCAATGACCAACCCTCACGCACCGCAATTTTCGCCAGTCAGCGCAGCCTATCCTGCTCCGGGACAGTACGGAAACCCATTCGCGCCACCGCCTGCCAACATGGTGCCACACCAACAACCCACGCCACCCATCAACGCGCCGCCACACCACCAGATACCCAAAGCCCTTGAGATTCTCGGTCCCTATATCGATGCACCCGTCATTGTCACAATTCTCGGATCTAGCTTATCCCAGAACTCTGTGGTGTCGGAGCTGCAAATGATCAACCTGAGGCATATTGTCGAAACTGTACCTGAAGCCCGAGACAACATTACCGTCCTTACGAATCACCTTCGCTCGAAGACTGAGACTAATGGGCAACagccgcagcagcagcaagTTCAGCCCCCTGGCACCTTCTAG
- a CDS encoding riboflavin kinase: protein MGRPDGPRDPIAGPDTPQPPFPIKLRGPVVKGFGRGSKELGIPTANIPLSGLSIGGHDTLDSGIYYGWCTLDTSTIPSQTSASSVPSATSDTSIPTRSSSHAVADLEYSSSTPTPSTVYPTVLSIGYNPYYKNEKRSIEIHILHSFEKDFYGAELSLLIMGFIRPEYDYVSKEALVEDIREDIRVARRSLGREGYEKWMGDAWLKGGEEGAAQ from the exons ATGGGTCGTCCAGACGGTCCGCGCGACCCAATCGCTGGTCCCGACACACCCCAACCTCCATTCCCCATAAAGCTCCGAGGACCCGTAGTCAAAGGTTTTGGACGCGGAAGTAAAGAG CTGGGCATCCCCACAGCCAACATCCCCCTCTCCGGCCTCAGCATAGGCGGCCACGACACGCTAGATTCAGGAATATACTACGGCTGGTGCACGCTCGACACGTCGACCATTCCCTCTCAAACCAGCGCCTCATCCGTCCCAAGCGCCACATCCGACACATCCATCCCCACGCGCTCCTCCTCGCACGCGGTTGCGGACCTAGAATACTCGTCTTCCACCCCCACGCCCTCAACCGTATACCCCACCGTGCTGTCCATTGGCTACAAcccgtactacaagaacGAGAAGCGGTCGATCGAGATACACATTTTGCATAGTTTTGAAAAAGACTTTTATGGTGCGGAGCTGAGTTTGCTGATTATGGGGTTTATCAGGCCCGAGTATGATTATGTTAGTAAGGAGGCGTTGGTTGAGGATATTAGGGAGGATATCAGAGTTGCGAGGAGGAGTTTGGGGAGGGAGGGGTATGAGAAGTGGATGGGGGATGCGTGGTTGAAGGGTGGGGAGGAGGGTGCGGCGCAATAG
- a CDS encoding AcoB, Pyruvate-2-oxoglutarate dehydrogenase, producing MASKTSSIRALSHYLVRPQTPLRPRCKQHAQLRQYSAAAPGARLNGTVEYDTTPILHHTAKSSLANPELPAEIQKGQTKRINLYTAINEALRHALQTDERVLVFGEDVQFGGVFRCTMNLAADFGTERVFNTPLSEQGLVGFAIGAAAEGMKPIAEVQFADYVFPAFDQIHNEAAKYRYRSGTTGVNCGGLVIRMPSGSVGHGALYHTQSPEALFTHTPGLRVVIPRSPVQAKGLLLSAIRSQDPVIFMEPKILYRAAVEQVPVDAYYLPLDKAEVLKTGKDLTIVSYGTPLYTCSAAITAAEKDFGCSIELIDLRTIYPWDRETVLESVKKTGRAIVVHESMMNAGVGAEVAATIQEKAFLRLEAPVKRVTGWATHTGLVFEQFIIPDVTRVYDAIKKTIDY from the exons ATGGCCTCGAAGACATCTTCAATCCGCGCATTGTCGCATTATCTAGTCCGCCCTCAAACACCGCTTCGTCCCCGCTGTAAACAACATGCCCAACTCAGACAATACTCTGCTGCAGCGCCCGGTGCACGCCTAAACGGCACAGTAGAATACGACACCACGCCAATTCTCCATCACACCGCAAAGTCGTCTCTCGCGAACCCCGAGTTGCCAGCGGAGATACAAAAAGGCCAAACAAAGCGCATCAACCTCTACACCGCCATCAATGAGGCACTTCGACATGCACTGCAAACCGATGAGAGAGTCTTGGTCTTTGGAGAGGATGTTCAATTTGGCGGTGTTTTCCGATGTACAATGAACCTGGCTGCAGACTTTGGCACAGAACGCGTCTTCAATACTCCGCTGAGTGAGCAAGGACTGGTTGGATTTGCTATCGGAGCCGCCGCTGAGGGCATGAAGCCCATCGCTGAGGTTCAATTCGCCGACTATGTCTTTCCAGCATTTGATCAAATACACAATGAAGCGGCCAAGTACAGATACCGGTCTGGAACTACCGGGGTCAACTGCGGTGGGCTGGTAATACGCATGCCATCGGGCAGCGTAGGACATGGTGCACT TTACCACACACAATCTCCAGAGGCTCTCTTCACCCACACACCCGGCCTACGCGTCGTTATACCTCGCTCGCCCGTTCAAGCCAAAGGACTGCTCCTCTCAGCTATCCGTAGCCAAGACCCAGTCATATTCATGGAGCCCAAGATTTTATACCGCGCTGCAGTCGAGCAAGTACCAGTTGATGCCTACTACCTCCCGCTCGACAAGGCTGAAGTCCTGAAAACGGGCAAGGACCTGACGATAGTCTCATATGGAACACCCTTGTATACATGTTCAGCGGCCATAACAGCAGCAGAGAAGGATTTTGGATGCAGCATTGAATTGATAGATTTGCGCACAATATACCCATGGGATCGCGAGACAGTGCTGGAGAGTGTGAAGAAGACAGGGAGAGCAATCGTAGTACATGAGAGCATGATGAACGCGGGTGTCGGTGCCGAGGTTGCTGCCACAATTCAAGAAAAGGCTTTCTTGAGATTGGAGGCGCCCGTGAAGAGGGTCACTGGGTGGGCGACGCATACCGGGCTCGTGTTCGAGCAATTCATCATACCAGATGTTACAA GGGTTTACGATGCGATCAAAAAGACCATAGATTATTGA
- a CDS encoding PRE1, 20S proteasome, with protein MSRRYDSRTTIFSPEGRLYQVEYALEAISHAGTALGILAQDGIVLAAERKVTSKLLEQDTSAEKLYILNDNMICAVAGMTADANILINYARQAAQRYLLTYNEDIPCEQLVRRLCDLKQGYTQHGGLRPFGVSFIYAGWDPQRQFQLYQSNPSGNYGGWKATSVGANNASAQSLLKQDYKEECDLKEACGLAVKVLSKTMDSTKLSSEKIEFATVGKTKTGKIYHHLWGADEIDALLKEHGLAKAEDTEMSES; from the exons ATGTCGCGGAGATACGACTCCAGG ACGACTATCTTCTCCCCCGAAGGTCGCCTCTACCAGGTCGAATATGCTCTGGAAGCCATCTCTCACGCTGGAACGGCGCTTGGTATCTTAGCTCAGGATGGCATTGTACTTGCCGCAGAGAGAAAGGTGACCAGCAAGTTGTTGGAGCAGGATACATCGGCCGAGAAGCTGTACATCTTGAACGA CAACATGATTTGTGCCGTAGCAGGAATGACGGCAGACGCCAACATCCTCATCAACTATGCCCGCCAAGCTGCTCAGCGCTACCTCCTCACCTACAACGAAGACATTCCTTGTGAGCAGCTCGTCCGCCGCTTATGCGATCTCAAGCAAGGTTACACGCAACATGGAGGTCTCCGGCCGTTCGGTGTATCCTTCATCTACGCAGGATGGGATCCCCAGCGACAGTTCCAGCTCTACCAGAGCAACCCCAGTGGCAACTATGGTGGCTGGAAGGCAACTAGTGTCGGCGCAAACAATGCGTCCGCACAGAGCTTGTTGAAGCAGGATTACAAGGAGGAATGCGATCTCAAGGAGGCATGCGGACTGGCAGTCAAGGTGCTTAGCAAGACGATGGACTCGACCAAGCTAAGCAGCGAGAAGA TTGAATTTGCAACAGTAGGAAAGACCAAGACTGGCAAGATTTACCACCACCTTTGGGGTGCGGATGAGATCGATGCCCTGCTCAAGGAGCACGGCCTGGCCAAGGCTGAGGACACTGAAATGTCCGAGTCATGA
- a CDS encoding GAL4 domain containing protein — translation MTTPDAEDASPSPEYRSDQDDDMAAEQTTDRQSGDASPTQKPANGKPNAKDPLRPRRKKARRACFACQRAHLTCGDERPCGRCIKRGLQDHCMDGVRKKAKYLHDAPDGSLMPGVGGHYPYMNGNRPTPLPAQDTHTVSVSPQSNMYNQAQPPAAFYPPNSIPGQLPVTQDTRAFSNQQSPISPPFTQAHHASVQNAGAPSTMSQGQQGMQQFGPLFDPSDPALFNFDISSLNFGNHYGALEFGMLGHMSSGAVETPHDNNLMNNMSGSVNMYNQQVPSGYPDQNNAAAMAFGPNGLPGSEWQETQSRQGSMHVHTPNNTSGSGSHDHHPHRNDSLNGPHAFAIGQGPATHSTASPASTDASTYEGDNPLSTAAFFANANRPHAQRSPLVSRPQQENRPPTTALQSIHANGIRKRQRDTKSVYQGITKPYDYVKGYHRLYQLIDKKYSRPWVAKAQQYLQNYRPVLLQVREELNRDDLIHQEMGLQRHLMTLQEHFAEVGTPFLICRRSGEIVGINKEFTILTGWKRDVLLGHEPNLNVNLGTNRESSESDTSTQNTTPNLSAQDSEGATPSVNIIELMDARSALEFLQHFSELCYQDPRGYASQRVNMLRYQTKADVDRIHNMKNASSGDAKLDPLVKMEGGAVHQGESAMQRLGAKSGMVDCMIWWHIKRDIFDMPVLVCMSVMPVLDKGLP, via the exons ATGACCACCCCAGACGCCGAAGATGCATCTCCCTCGCCGGAGTACAGGAGTGATCAGGACGACGATATGGCTGCCGAACAGACTACAGACCGCCAGTCCGGCGATGCCTCGCCCACCCAGAAGCCTGCAAACGGCAAACCCAATGCAAAGGATCCTCTAAGACCACGGAGAAAGAAGGCGCGGAGGGCATGTTTTGCCTGCCAGCGCGCCCATCTGACATGTG GCGATGAAAGGCCGTGCGGCCGCTGCATCAAGCGAGGTCTCCAAGATCATTGTATGGACGGCGTGCGAAAGAAGGCAAAGTACCTTCATGACGCACCAGATGGCTCTCTCATGCCCGGTGTGGGCGGCCACTACCCGTACATGAACGGAAACCGCCCAACACCACTTCCGGCTCAGGACACACATACAGTCTCTGTCTCTCCACAAAGCAACATGTACAATCAAGCCCAGCCACCGGCCGCATTCTATCCGCCAAATTCGATACCAGGCCAACTACCCGTTACTCAGGACACGCGAGCTTTTAGCAACCAGCAGTCGCCGATATCACCGCCGTTTACCCAGGCCCACCACGCTTCGGTGCAAAATGCAGGTGCGCCGAGTACCATGTCACAGGGTCAGCAAGGTATGCAACAGTTTGGACCCTTGTTCGACCCCAGCGACCCAGCCTTGTTCAATTTCGATATTTCCAGTCTGAACTTTGGGAACCACTATGGTGCGCTCGAGTTTGGCATGCTCGGCCACATGTCATCAGGTGCAGTCGAGACACCGCATGACAATAACCTGATGAACAACATGAGCGGTTCCGTGAACATGTATAATCAGCAAGTGCCGTCCGGTTACCCGGATCAAAATAATGCGGCCGCTATGGCATTCGGTCCGAATGGGCTCCCTGGCAGCGAATGGCAAGAGACGCAATCGCGGCAGGGAAGTATGCACGTTCACACGCCAAACAATACCTCGGGTAGCGGCAGTCACGACCACCACCCTCACCGAAATGACAGCCTCAATGGTCCTCACGCGTTTGCCATTGGCCAAGGACCAGCCACACATTCTACAGCAAGTCCGGCATCCACCGATGCGTCTACGTACGAGGGTGATAATCCACTATCTACGGCAGCATTCTTTGCGAATGCTAATCGGCCGCATGCACAACGGTCACCCTTGGTCAGTCGGCCGCAACAGGAAAATAGGCCTCCAACCACAGCACTGCAATCAATACACGCAAATGGCATTCGTAAACGCCAACGAGATACCAAGAGCGTGTATCAAGGCATTACCAAGCCTTATGACTATGTTAAGGGCTATCATAGGCTGTATCAGCTGATTGACAAGAAGTACTCCAGGCCATGGGTCGCCAAAGCACAACAATATCTACAAAATTACCGACCCGTTCTCTTACAAGTTCGTGAAGAGCTGAACCGAGACGATCTAATACACCAAGAAATGGGTCTACAACGCCATCTCATGACACTTCAAGAGCACTTTGCCGAAGTAGGTACCCCCTTCCTCATCTGCCGGCGCTCAGGCGAGATCGTCGGTATAAACAAGGAATTCACCATCCTCACGGGCTGGAAACGCGATGTCCTTCTCGGCCACGAACCCaacctcaacgtcaacctcgGCACCAACCGCGAATCCAGCGAAAGCGATACCTCTACCCAAAACACAACTCCTAACCTCTCAGCCCAAGACTCCGAGGGCGCTACCCCCAGCGTCAACATCATCGAGCTCATGGACGCAAGATCAGCCCTAGAATTCCTTCAGCACTTTTCTGAACTCTGTTATCAGGACCCACGCGGTTATGCTTCCCAACGTGTTAATATGCTGCGATATCAGACCAAAGCAGACGTTGACCGCATTCACAACATGAAGAATGCAAGTTCTGGCGACGCGAAATTGGATCCATTGGTCAAGATGGAAGGCGGAGCTGTACATCAGGGTGAGAGTGCTATGCAGCGGCTTGGTGCCAAGAGCGGAATGGTCGATTGCATGATTTGGTGGCATATCAAGAGAGACATCTTCGATATGCCGGTGCTGGTTTGTATGAGT GTTATGCCTGTTCTTGATAAAGGTCTTCCATAG
- a CDS encoding FF domain containing protein, whose translation MSDIPVRPPPPPPPLPPGWTEHKAPSGHSYYYNTETKKSTYTRPVPEIAQYHQPTPPAAPASYSAAPNYSAYPDAQPAQNTFQPQPSINDFIFASAPKQFPKHGGAQQQGRGGHRGGMRGGHNNFNDRRREKDDRPKHRQDIPNCAPWVLVKTKFGRRFVWNKDTNESFWKFPPNVMTAVIEFDRREREKKERRERGEPSDVEEDHDAMAEIEAELAEAEEEIEIVEVDGEEGMENDEEYEEVEVTDDEGEQSNATKRQRTEEPSGDQPQEMGDDDLAWQLAQMEEMEMGGDYDDQYDDEEPALSEEDCKALFKELLDDTKISPFTQWDKILEDGVLFDDERYKALPTMAARKECFNEWSRDKAQFLKEEKARQSKRDPRIPYLAMLDRYATPKLYWPEFRRKYKKEPEMRDTKLSDKDKEKLYRDHIKRLAMRSSELKSDLSALLRAQPLALLNRSTTLDTLPSAVLSDLRFISLPPSTRDSLITTYISTLPPAPEGVVYSAEEEAERAKKWAERERREKALADRERRVREEKRKQERDLEYGKGRLREEEMEIEKAMNVGKEGLKAYLKE comes from the exons ATGTCTGATATACCCGTTCGGCCGCCTCCGCCACCACCTCCACTTCCACCAGGATGGACAGAACACAAGGCACCTTCAG GTCACTCCTATTACTACAACACCGAGACGAAGAAGTCAACATATACTCGGCCCGTACCAGAGATAGCGCAATATCATCAGCCAACACCACCTGCCGCACCTGCTTCTTATAGCGCAGCCCCAAACTACAGTGCCTATCCCGATGCGCAACCTGCGCAAAATACCTTCCAGCCTCAACCGTCAATCAACGACTTCATTTTCGCAAGCGCGCCGAAACAGTTTCCGAAGCATGGCGGAGCGCAACAGCAGGGACGCGGTGGGCATCGTGGGGGGATGCGCGGAGGGCATAACAACTTCAATGATAGAAGGAGAGAAAAAGATGACAGACCCAAGCATCGCCAGGACATTCCAAACTGTGCGCCATGGGTATTGGTGAAGACCAAGTTCGGACGGCGCTTTGTGTGGAACAAGGACACGAACGAGAGCTTCTGGAAATTCCCGCCCAACGTCATGACGGCCGTGATCGAATTTGATCGAAGAGAGCGCGAGAAGAAGGAGCGTAGGGAGCGTGGCGAGCCGAGTGATGTTGAGGAGGATCATGACGCCATGGCTGAAATTGAGGCAGAGTTGGCCGAGGCGGAAGAGGAGATTGAGATTGTCGAGGTAGATGGCGAGGAGGGCATGGAGAATGATGAAGAGTACGAGGAGGTCGAGGTTACGGATGATGAGGGCGAACAGAGTAATGCGACAAAGCGACAGCGCACCGAAGAGCCGTCCGGCGACCAACCACAAGAAATGGGCGACGACGACCTTGCGTGGCAACTGGCGCAaatggaagagatggagaTGGGAGGTGATTATGACGATCAATACGACGACGAAGAGCCTGCATTGTCTGAGGAGGACTGCAAGGCGCTCTTCAAGGAGCTACTGGACGACACAAAGATAAGTCCATTCACGCAATGGGATAAAATTCTAGAAGACGGTGTATTATTCGACGACGAACGCTACAAGGCTCTCCCAACCATGGCTGCAAGGAAAGAGTGTTTCAACGAGTGGTCACGCGACAAAGCCCAGTTTCTCAAGGAAGAGAAAGCTCGACAATCGAAGCGCGACCCCCGGATACCATATCTTGCCATGTTGGATCGTTACGCAACACCAAAGCTCTACTGGCCTGAATTCAGGAGGAAATACAAGAAAGAGCCAGAAATGAGAGATACCAAGCTCTCCgacaaggacaaggagaAGCTATACCGCGATCACATCAAACGTCTAGCCATGCGATCATCAGAGCTCAAATCAGACCTATCCGCCCTCCTACGAGCACAGCCCCTTGCCCTACTCAACCGCTCAACTACTCTAGATACTCTGCCTTCGGCTGTACTCAGCGACCTCCGCTTCATTTCCCTTCCCCCGTCAACTCGGGACTCCCTCATTACTACCTACATCTCCACCCTCCCACCTGCGCCCGAAGGCGTAGTCTACTCagccgaagaagaagccgAACGTGCGAAGAAATGGGCCGAAAGGGAAAGGAGAGAGAAGGCGCTTGCAGACCGCGAACGCCGTGTTAGAGAAGAAAAGAGGAAACAGGAACGTGATTTGGAGTATGGTAAAGGACGGTTACGCGAGGAGGAAATGGAGATTGAAAAGGCGATGAATGTGGGCAAGGAGGGGCTGAAGGCGTATTTAAAAGAGTAG